A genome region from Streptomyces sp. S4.7 includes the following:
- a CDS encoding hemolysin family protein has product MTIPLLLLAAAFLLILANGFFVAAEFGLVTVDRPDAERAAAAGDRRARAVVRSLRELSFQLSGTQLGITITSLVVGMLAEPALARLLDGPLTATGLPEGAVSGVAVVIGVLLASAVQMVIGELVPKNWAVSRPLQVARFVAGPQHLFATVLRPVITLLNAVANRLVRLFGVEPTDELASARTPGELVSLARHSALAGALEQDTADLFVRTLSLGHLTAQHVMTPRVKVIALQSDATAADVLNLTRATGLSRFPVYRERIDEIVGMAHLKDALAVPAHERRRVPVGRISVPAQLVPETLPVQQLLERLRSEQPIAVVIDEYGGTAGVVTLEDIIEELVGEVLDEHDSEGDGRPELASVATDDGRPTWDAEGSCRVLTLQRIGLEVPDGPYETVAGLVADLLGRIPAPGDRAELPGWRLSVRQVGRYRAERVRLVRTGDIPAPVPAAAPARSAATPEATAPAPAPTPAPAQVPAKAEAAR; this is encoded by the coding sequence ATGACCATCCCCCTTCTGCTGCTCGCCGCGGCATTCCTTCTCATCCTCGCCAACGGATTCTTCGTCGCCGCCGAGTTCGGCCTCGTGACCGTGGACCGCCCGGACGCCGAACGCGCGGCGGCGGCCGGCGACCGCCGTGCCCGCGCCGTCGTCAGGTCCCTGCGGGAGCTGTCCTTCCAGCTGTCCGGGACCCAGCTCGGCATCACCATCACCTCGCTCGTCGTCGGCATGCTGGCCGAGCCCGCGCTCGCCCGGCTGCTCGACGGCCCGCTCACCGCGACGGGTCTGCCCGAAGGGGCCGTGTCCGGGGTCGCCGTGGTGATCGGTGTGCTCCTCGCCTCCGCCGTCCAGATGGTCATCGGCGAACTCGTACCGAAGAACTGGGCGGTCTCCCGGCCGTTGCAGGTCGCGCGCTTCGTCGCGGGACCCCAGCATCTGTTCGCCACCGTCCTGCGGCCCGTGATCACCCTGCTCAACGCGGTGGCCAACCGGCTGGTGCGGCTGTTCGGCGTCGAGCCGACCGACGAGCTGGCCTCGGCCCGTACGCCCGGTGAACTGGTCTCGCTGGCCCGGCACTCCGCGCTGGCCGGCGCCCTCGAACAGGACACGGCGGACCTCTTCGTACGGACCCTGTCCCTCGGCCACCTCACCGCGCAGCATGTGATGACCCCGCGCGTGAAGGTCATAGCCCTCCAGTCGGACGCCACAGCGGCCGACGTACTCAACCTGACGCGTGCCACCGGCCTCTCGCGCTTCCCGGTCTACCGCGAGCGCATCGACGAGATCGTCGGCATGGCCCATCTCAAGGACGCGCTCGCCGTCCCCGCCCACGAGCGCCGGCGCGTGCCGGTCGGCCGGATCTCCGTGCCGGCCCAGCTCGTGCCCGAGACGCTGCCGGTGCAGCAGCTCCTGGAGCGTCTGCGCAGCGAGCAGCCCATCGCCGTGGTCATCGACGAGTACGGCGGTACGGCCGGGGTCGTCACCCTTGAGGACATCATCGAGGAGCTGGTCGGCGAGGTCCTGGACGAGCACGACAGCGAAGGTGACGGACGGCCCGAACTCGCCTCCGTCGCCACCGACGACGGGCGGCCCACCTGGGACGCCGAGGGCAGTTGCCGGGTCCTCACGCTGCAGCGGATAGGGCTCGAAGTGCCCGACGGGCCGTACGAGACGGTGGCGGGGCTGGTCGCCGACCTGCTGGGCCGCATCCCCGCGCCCGGTGACCGGGCGGAGCTGCCCGGCTGGCGGCTCTCCGTCCGGCAGGTCGGTCGCTACCGCGCCGAGCGGGTACGGCTCGTGCGCACCGGCGACATCCCGGCACCGGTCCCCGCCGCGGCCCCGGCCCGGTCAGCGGCGACGCCGGAGGCCACGGCCCCCGCCCCTGCCCCCACCCCGGCACCCGCGCAGGTTCCCGCGAAGGCGGAGGCGGCCCGGTGA
- a CDS encoding hemolysin family protein, protein MSALQLLFAVLLVLANGFFVGAEFALVSVRRSQIEPLAAQGSARARQVLHGLENLPQMMAAAQFGITICSLTLGAVAEPTVARLLEPLFHAAHVPEGLIHPLGFFVALAAVVFLHLVIGEMVPKNLAMAAPERTAIWLSPGLVGFARLCRPVTAALGACAGLVLRAFGVEPRDEVEAVFTSEQLNRLVEDSGQAGLLEPEEQERLEDALELGSRPVTDVLLSRAGLVTVTPAVTPREIEELTVRTGFSRFPVCADNAGVFMGYVHVKDVLDLEERERAVPQHIWRPMTTLRAELPLDDALTVMRRAATHLAQVADGSGRVLGLVALEDVLETLVGEVRDPDHREATLPVALRSGGKAGPPDPSDQALAH, encoded by the coding sequence GTGAGCGCCCTCCAGCTTCTCTTCGCCGTCCTGCTCGTCCTCGCCAACGGATTCTTCGTCGGGGCCGAGTTCGCGCTCGTCTCCGTGCGCCGCAGCCAGATCGAGCCGCTGGCCGCCCAGGGATCGGCACGCGCGCGCCAGGTGCTGCACGGTCTGGAGAATCTTCCGCAGATGATGGCCGCCGCGCAGTTCGGCATCACCATCTGCTCCCTGACGCTCGGCGCCGTCGCCGAGCCCACCGTGGCCCGCCTCCTCGAACCCCTCTTCCACGCGGCCCATGTGCCCGAGGGGCTGATCCATCCCCTGGGCTTCTTCGTCGCGCTCGCCGCGGTCGTCTTCCTGCACCTCGTCATCGGCGAGATGGTCCCGAAGAATCTCGCCATGGCCGCGCCGGAGAGGACCGCGATCTGGCTCAGCCCCGGACTTGTCGGCTTCGCCCGGCTCTGCCGCCCCGTCACCGCGGCCCTCGGCGCCTGCGCCGGCCTGGTCCTGCGGGCCTTCGGCGTCGAGCCCAGGGACGAGGTGGAGGCCGTCTTCACCAGCGAGCAGCTCAACCGGCTCGTGGAGGACTCCGGCCAGGCCGGTCTCCTGGAACCGGAGGAGCAGGAGCGGCTGGAGGACGCCCTGGAGCTCGGCTCCCGGCCGGTCACCGACGTCCTGCTCAGCCGGGCCGGGCTGGTGACGGTGACCCCGGCCGTCACGCCCCGCGAGATCGAGGAGCTGACGGTGCGCACCGGCTTCTCCCGCTTCCCGGTCTGCGCCGACAACGCCGGGGTCTTCATGGGGTACGTGCACGTCAAGGACGTCCTCGACCTGGAGGAGCGCGAGCGCGCCGTGCCGCAGCACATCTGGCGGCCGATGACGACCCTGCGGGCCGAGCTGCCCCTGGACGACGCCCTCACCGTCATGCGCAGGGCCGCCACGCACCTCGCGCAGGTCGCCGACGGGTCCGGCCGGGTGCTGGGGCTCGTCGCGCTGGAGGACGTACTGGAGACGCTCGTGGGAGAGGTACGGGACCCGGACCACCGGGAGGCGACGCTGCCGGTGGCGCTGCGGTCCGGCGGCAAGGCCGGCCCGCCCGACCCGTCGGACCAGGCCCTGGCGCACTGA